The window GCATCGGCGACGTCTGAAATCCTGTTGGGGTTTATCTTTACACGAGAACCGCCGCACTTCAATATGCCGGCAGCCATCCTTTTCTGATTTTTCAGATCCATTGATATCACCCGTTGAGAACCCTTATCTGCAGCCTTTCGGCCTCTGCAACAATTTCATTCCTCTTCCTGGTGCCGACGGAGTGGGCAATCCTCACTGCTGTTGTTTTCGGATCAACGCCTTCCAGCTCACCGGCGTTATGAACAATCTTTTCGGCAAAGCCTGAGGGGTGCAGATGCCTCGCCATTGCCGGGGAACCGTAGCCTGCGGATGCCAGCTTCGGCCTGTAGTAGACCGCAAGCCTCATCTTGCCCTGGTTTCCCCTCGGCCTCCTCCACTTGAGACCGATCCTGTCCGCCTTGTAATATTCGGCGCGGTGGAATGCCGGCCTTCTTGCGGCTGTCTCCGCTCTCTTCCTGAGCGCGTCCCTGAGCGCCGGTGTGAGTGAAGGTTTCCGGTGCGGATGGTATTTGCCTTCCTCCTCGAGTTTTGAAGTTTCGGCGACAACAGTTTCCTTTTCCTCGGCTGCTTCCTCTTCGGCGCCGTTCGCTTCAATGCCGAGTTTTTCCTTCCAGGAATTCAACTCTGCATCCGATGCGCCGATGCTGGTCTGAAGCTCGGCCGCCTTCTCTTCATCCTCGAGCCGCTCGGCGAGAGCACCTTCATCCGTGATGCCTGCGTCGGAGAGCTTTTTCAGCATTTCGCTGTCCTGTCCAAC of the Candidatus Sysuiplasma jiujiangense genome contains:
- a CDS encoding 50S ribosomal protein L32e, coding for MKLEEIVGQDSEMLKKLSDAGITDEGALAERLEDEEKAAELQTSIGASDAELNSWKEKLGIEANGAEEEAAEEKETVVAETSKLEEEGKYHPHRKPSLTPALRDALRKRAETAARRPAFHRAEYYKADRIGLKWRRPRGNQGKMRLAVYYRPKLASAGYGSPAMARHLHPSGFAEKIVHNAGELEGVDPKTTAVRIAHSVGTRKRNEIVAEAERLQIRVLNG